The Opitutales bacterium ASA1 genome window below encodes:
- the lpdA_1 gene encoding dihydrolipoyl dehydrogenase: MSESTIYDLVVIGGGPAGYAGAIRAGQLGKKVACIEMERAGGTCLNWGCIPTKALLKSAELYQKIKKAEAYGLKTKDVSFNFAEIMLRSRDVAKQMAKGIEFLFRKNKVEYIIGQAHVPAPGMVEVKSGDNKGSFLKAKRILIATGCKMRRIPGLEYDGVRVMTSREALDSKEQPKSITIVGAGAIGVEFAYFYNALGTQVTLVEMLPHILPVEDEEVSKAVHRAFEKQGIKVHVGTKCENFEVGKSSVKVDLVQGDKRTSIESDVLLSAIGVTANTDGLLGRGTQLELDRGFVKVDQNYETSIKGIFAAGDIIGPPWLAHIATFEAVNAVNGMFGHGTPKRVTGFPGCTYCQPQVASTGLTERAAKEKKLDYKVGKFPFTASGKAVAQADSDGFVKVISDAKTGEIYGAHIVGSEATELIAEYGLAISLEATVEDVHQTIHAHPTLSEALAEAAAATSNEAIHI; the protein is encoded by the coding sequence ATGTCAGAATCGACCATTTACGACCTCGTCGTCATCGGCGGCGGTCCGGCGGGATACGCCGGCGCCATCCGCGCGGGCCAACTCGGCAAGAAGGTGGCCTGCATCGAGATGGAGCGTGCAGGGGGAACGTGTCTGAACTGGGGCTGCATCCCCACGAAGGCCCTGCTGAAGAGCGCGGAGCTCTACCAGAAGATCAAGAAGGCCGAAGCCTACGGACTCAAAACGAAGGACGTCTCGTTCAACTTCGCCGAGATCATGCTCCGCTCGCGCGACGTCGCAAAGCAGATGGCCAAGGGCATCGAGTTCCTCTTCCGGAAGAACAAGGTCGAGTACATCATCGGGCAGGCTCACGTGCCCGCACCGGGCATGGTCGAGGTCAAGAGTGGCGACAACAAGGGCTCGTTTCTGAAAGCGAAACGCATCCTCATCGCCACGGGCTGCAAGATGCGCCGCATCCCCGGACTGGAGTACGACGGCGTGCGCGTGATGACCTCGCGCGAGGCGCTCGATTCCAAGGAGCAGCCGAAGTCGATCACGATCGTCGGTGCCGGGGCGATCGGCGTCGAGTTCGCCTACTTCTACAACGCTCTCGGCACGCAGGTGACGTTGGTCGAGATGCTTCCGCACATCCTGCCGGTCGAGGACGAGGAGGTTTCGAAGGCCGTGCATCGCGCGTTCGAGAAACAGGGCATCAAGGTCCACGTCGGCACGAAGTGCGAGAACTTCGAGGTCGGGAAGAGTTCGGTGAAGGTCGATCTCGTCCAAGGCGACAAGCGCACCTCCATCGAGTCCGACGTGTTGCTCTCCGCCATCGGCGTGACGGCCAACACCGACGGTCTGCTCGGGCGCGGCACGCAACTGGAACTCGATCGCGGCTTCGTGAAGGTCGACCAGAACTACGAGACCTCGATCAAGGGTATCTTTGCCGCCGGCGACATCATCGGACCTCCGTGGCTCGCGCACATCGCCACCTTCGAAGCGGTCAACGCCGTCAACGGCATGTTCGGTCACGGCACGCCGAAGCGCGTGACCGGATTCCCCGGTTGCACCTACTGCCAACCGCAGGTCGCATCCACGGGCCTGACCGAGCGTGCAGCCAAGGAGAAGAAGCTCGATTACAAGGTGGGCAAGTTTCCGTTCACCGCCTCCGGTAAGGCGGTCGCGCAGGCCGACAGCGACGGTTTCGTGAAGGTCATCTCCGATGCGAAGACGGGCGAGATCTACGGCGCGCACATCGTCGGCAGCGAAGCCACGGAGCTGATCGCCGAATACGGCCTCGCCATCAGTCTCGAGGCGACGGTCGAAGACGTGCATCAGACGATCCACGCGCACCCGACGCTTTCCGAAGCGCTGGCCGAAGCGGCCGCCGCGACGAGCAACGAAGCGATCCACATCTGA
- a CDS encoding glycosyltransferase family 4 protein gives MSAHAAQEATKLRHRNPVRRFVAPVRIALVQDFLRTGGTERQTIELADAFAARGHVVMLLTFRPGGALDRQCAAAVRRVALQRRDWGLDWFAPGLVATLREFRPDVVQVMGRMANCHGWRLVRALPTSAVVATYRTGRPLPRWYVRTLRSAAAVIANSRHAAARAIHVLGVPEARVHVVHNALVSRAAEADENARADVRAELGTGGNAQVFLCCAMLRPGKGHRELIEIAAALDRDAPWELWIAGDGSERNACEALVRRHGLDTRVRLLGRRGDTGRLYAAADVAVLSSHTESSPNFLVEAQWHGLPVVAWDVAGVGETFRPEASGILVPEHDRPGFAAALHALALDPARRTRMSLAAREHARATFDPDRQHARYLELYAAIRKSRPAT, from the coding sequence ATGTCGGCCCATGCGGCGCAGGAAGCCACAAAGCTCCGGCATCGCAACCCCGTTCGCCGATTCGTCGCCCCCGTGAGGATCGCGTTGGTCCAGGATTTTCTCCGCACCGGCGGCACGGAACGGCAGACGATCGAGCTCGCCGACGCCTTCGCCGCCCGTGGCCACGTCGTGATGTTGCTCACCTTCCGGCCGGGAGGCGCGCTCGACCGACAGTGCGCCGCTGCGGTGCGGCGCGTCGCGCTGCAGCGGCGCGATTGGGGCCTGGACTGGTTCGCGCCCGGGCTCGTCGCGACGTTGCGCGAGTTTCGACCGGACGTCGTGCAGGTGATGGGAAGGATGGCCAATTGTCATGGTTGGCGGCTCGTCCGCGCGCTGCCGACGTCCGCGGTCGTGGCAACCTACCGCACGGGTCGCCCCCTGCCCCGCTGGTACGTCCGCACGCTCCGGTCGGCTGCAGCGGTGATCGCCAACAGCCGGCACGCCGCCGCCCGCGCGATCCACGTGCTAGGTGTGCCGGAGGCACGCGTGCACGTCGTCCACAACGCGCTCGTCTCTCGCGCCGCCGAGGCCGACGAGAACGCGCGCGCAGACGTGCGCGCCGAGCTCGGCACAGGCGGCAATGCGCAGGTGTTTCTCTGCTGCGCGATGCTGCGCCCGGGCAAAGGCCACCGCGAGTTGATCGAGATCGCCGCCGCGCTCGATCGCGACGCGCCTTGGGAGTTGTGGATCGCGGGCGACGGCTCCGAACGAAACGCCTGCGAGGCGCTCGTCCGTCGCCACGGTTTGGATACACGCGTCCGGCTGCTCGGTCGGCGCGGCGACACGGGCCGGCTTTACGCCGCGGCGGACGTCGCCGTGTTGAGTTCACACACCGAGTCTTCGCCCAACTTTCTCGTCGAGGCGCAATGGCACGGACTGCCCGTGGTCGCGTGGGACGTGGCCGGCGTAGGCGAGACCTTCCGGCCCGAGGCTTCGGGCATCCTCGTGCCCGAGCACGACCGGCCGGGATTCGCCGCCGCACTACACGCGCTCGCGCTCGATCCGGCACGGCGCACCCGGATGAGTCTCGCCGCACGCGAGCACGCGCGCGCGACCTTCGATCCCGACCGCCAGCACGCGCGCTACCTCGAGCTCTACGCCGCCATCAGGAAGTCGCGCCCGGCGACGTAG
- a CDS encoding glycosyltransferase family A protein gives MNAPVRQPLVSVLLPARNAATTIGAAVSSTLAQSLREWELLVVDDGSDDGTAEAAEIEARGDPRVRVLRCERLGIVGALEAARSEARGRFLARMDADDWMHPRRLEAQARWLAAYPETGVVSCLVEFGGDAVAARGYALHVEWINSLLTGVAMARERFVESPVAHPSVMFRREIAEAHGGYAETGGPEDYELWLRWMDAGVRFAKVPEVLLRWNDPPSRLSRVDTRYSDDAFYLCKCRWLACWLRREVPTDRPVWLWGAGRVTRRRFASLAEHGVRIGAYVDVDPRKIGGRVDGLAVVGPEALPPPGRVFVIGAVGARGARDLVRGALESRGYVAGRDFLMAA, from the coding sequence GTGAACGCACCGGTGCGGCAGCCGCTCGTGAGCGTCCTTCTGCCGGCACGGAACGCGGCTACGACGATCGGCGCGGCCGTCTCCAGTACGCTCGCGCAAAGTCTGCGCGAGTGGGAACTGCTGGTCGTCGACGATGGTTCCGACGACGGCACGGCGGAAGCGGCGGAAATCGAAGCTCGGGGTGATCCGCGCGTGCGGGTGCTGAGGTGCGAGCGTCTCGGAATCGTGGGTGCGCTCGAAGCAGCTCGGTCCGAAGCGCGCGGTCGCTTCCTCGCTCGGATGGACGCGGACGACTGGATGCATCCGCGGCGACTGGAGGCGCAGGCGCGCTGGTTGGCCGCGTATCCGGAAACTGGAGTCGTGAGTTGTCTCGTCGAATTCGGTGGCGACGCGGTCGCGGCGCGCGGCTACGCGTTGCACGTGGAGTGGATCAACTCGTTGCTCACGGGCGTGGCGATGGCACGGGAGCGTTTCGTGGAGTCGCCGGTGGCGCATCCCAGCGTGATGTTTCGCCGCGAAATCGCGGAGGCGCACGGTGGGTACGCGGAGACGGGCGGGCCGGAGGACTACGAGTTGTGGTTGCGCTGGATGGACGCGGGTGTGCGCTTCGCGAAGGTGCCGGAGGTGCTCTTGCGTTGGAACGATCCGCCGTCGCGCCTTTCCCGCGTGGATACGCGCTACTCGGACGATGCGTTCTACCTGTGCAAGTGCCGTTGGCTCGCGTGCTGGCTGCGACGCGAGGTCCCGACCGATCGCCCCGTGTGGCTTTGGGGCGCGGGCCGGGTGACTCGTCGGCGCTTCGCGTCGCTGGCGGAACACGGCGTGCGAATCGGAGCATACGTCGACGTGGATCCGAGGAAGATCGGCGGTCGCGTGGACGGGCTTGCGGTCGTAGGGCCGGAAGCCCTGCCGCCGCCCGGGCGGGTGTTCGTGATCGGTGCCGTCGGCGCACGGGGAGCGCGCGATCTCGTCCGCGGCGCGCTCGAGTCGCGCGGCTACGTCGCCGGGCGCGACTTCCTGATGGCGGCGTAG
- a CDS encoding alpha/beta fold hydrolase — translation MPILAHRDFGGEGKPPLLVLHGLLGSSRNWQSAGRDLAAHFHVCALDLRNHGDSFHAREMDYPTMAADVGAWMDAHGIERAHVIGHSMGGKVGMVLACRHAARLERFVAVDIAPRAYAASHVKEFAAMHALDPEALRARAEAEKTIEPMIADWGMRQFLLGNLERKPSGEGFRWIIGLAEITNALPTLEADFLREDDVHAGAVLFVLGERSNYFRPEDRARAERHFPAARFVTLPGVGHNPHFEAREAFVREVTAFLRE, via the coding sequence ATGCCGATCCTCGCGCACCGCGACTTCGGCGGCGAAGGCAAGCCGCCGCTCCTCGTCCTGCACGGTCTCCTCGGGTCGTCGCGCAACTGGCAATCGGCCGGGCGCGACCTCGCGGCGCATTTCCACGTGTGCGCGCTCGACCTCCGTAATCACGGCGACTCGTTTCACGCCCGCGAGATGGACTACCCGACGATGGCGGCCGACGTCGGCGCGTGGATGGACGCGCACGGCATCGAGCGCGCGCACGTGATCGGGCACAGCATGGGCGGCAAGGTGGGTATGGTCCTGGCGTGTCGACACGCTGCGCGTCTGGAGCGGTTCGTGGCGGTAGACATCGCCCCGCGGGCCTACGCCGCGAGTCACGTGAAGGAGTTCGCCGCGATGCATGCGCTCGATCCCGAAGCGCTGCGGGCGCGGGCCGAGGCGGAGAAGACGATCGAGCCGATGATCGCCGACTGGGGCATGCGCCAGTTCCTCCTCGGGAATCTCGAGCGGAAGCCGAGCGGCGAGGGCTTTCGTTGGATCATCGGTCTGGCCGAGATCACCAACGCGCTTCCGACGCTGGAAGCCGACTTCCTGCGCGAGGACGACGTGCATGCAGGCGCGGTCTTGTTCGTCTTGGGCGAGCGCTCGAACTACTTCCGACCCGAGGATCGCGCACGGGCGGAGCGGCACTTTCCGGCTGCGCGCTTCGTCACGCTGCCCGGTGTCGGCCACAACCCGCACTTCGAGGCCCGCGAGGCGTTCGTGCGCGAGGTGACGGCGTTTCTCCGCGAGTGA